The following proteins come from a genomic window of Polaribacter dokdonensis:
- a CDS encoding ferritin-like domain-containing protein, whose protein sequence is MSTYTEEVGKKLNGLLERTYDAEKGFKNAAENISNPALKNYFNSKAKERYNFGHELKDEIKSFNQEIDKGGSLTGTAHRAWMDIKALLSLDNEESMLEESIRGEKTAIADYDEVLNETTLPSSTKTVLEAQKNKIQTGLENIKSLEDIH, encoded by the coding sequence ATGAGTACTTATACAGAAGAAGTTGGAAAAAAATTAAACGGATTATTAGAAAGAACATATGATGCTGAAAAAGGTTTTAAAAACGCAGCAGAAAATATTAGTAACCCAGCATTAAAGAATTATTTTAATTCAAAGGCCAAAGAAAGATATAATTTTGGGCATGAGTTAAAAGACGAAATTAAATCATTTAATCAAGAAATTGATAAAGGTGGTAGTTTAACAGGAACTGCACACAGAGCATGGATGGATATTAAAGCATTATTGTCTTTAGATAATGAAGAATCTATGTTAGAAGAATCTATTAGAGGAGAAAAAACTGCTATTGCTGATTATGATGAAGTTTTAAATGAAACTACATTACCAAGTAGTACAAAAACAGTGTTAGAAGCACAGAAAAATAAAATCCAAACAGGATTGGAAAATATTAAGTCTTTAGAGGATATACACTAG
- a CDS encoding DNA topoisomerase IB: protein MMKVIDKSIVKSILTKPEDSLSYFDLVYVNDFNLSISRIKKGETFSYQKGKTFVSDKNILNRIETLVIPPMWKKVRISDLDNGHLQAVGRDAKGRKQYRYHPKWNAVRNKTKFVKMIDFGKNLPKIRARVTSDLNQKNWTKTKVLALIVKLLEETHIRIGNTQYAKRNKTYGITTLRTRHINKENNKIRFEFVGKRGKEHKITLRNKKLIKLVNQCQEIPGWKLFQYYDEDGVKKEIDSSSVNDYIHAISGELFTAKDFRTWSASLISFNTLMDFGIEHDDNQNKKNRLSAIDITAKELGNTRNVSRKYYIHPHILKTYEDSTIDKYFQKAENDENTYAHFSHSENALMALLEDYSPVINM from the coding sequence ATGATGAAGGTAATAGATAAATCGATTGTAAAAAGCATATTAACCAAGCCAGAAGATTCTTTGAGTTATTTTGATTTGGTTTATGTAAATGATTTCAATTTATCTATTAGCCGAATTAAAAAAGGAGAAACATTTAGTTATCAAAAAGGCAAAACGTTTGTTTCCGATAAAAACATATTAAATAGAATAGAAACGTTGGTGATACCTCCAATGTGGAAAAAAGTGCGCATTTCTGATTTAGATAATGGTCATTTACAAGCTGTAGGCAGAGATGCTAAAGGTAGAAAACAATACAGATATCACCCAAAATGGAATGCTGTTAGAAATAAAACCAAGTTTGTTAAGATGATAGATTTTGGAAAGAATCTACCGAAAATAAGAGCAAGAGTTACAAGTGATTTAAATCAGAAAAATTGGACGAAAACCAAAGTCCTAGCATTAATTGTTAAGTTATTAGAAGAAACTCATATTAGAATTGGTAACACCCAATATGCAAAGCGTAATAAAACCTATGGCATTACTACATTAAGAACAAGGCACATTAATAAAGAAAATAATAAAATTAGATTCGAGTTTGTTGGCAAAAGAGGCAAAGAACATAAGATTACTTTAAGAAATAAAAAATTGATAAAACTGGTGAATCAGTGTCAAGAAATTCCTGGTTGGAAATTGTTTCAATATTATGATGAAGATGGTGTGAAGAAAGAAATTGACAGCAGTTCAGTTAATGACTACATACATGCTATTAGTGGTGAATTATTTACAGCTAAAGATTTTAGAACCTGGTCAGCTTCACTAATTAGTTTTAATACGTTGATGGATTTTGGTATTGAGCATGATGATAATCAAAATAAAAAAAACAGATTATCTGCCATAGATATTACAGCTAAGGAGTTAGGGAATACCAGAAATGTATCTCGCAAATATTACATCCATCCTCATATATTAAAAACATATGAAGATTCTACAATTGATAAATATTTTCAGAAGGCTGAAAACGATGAGAATACTTATGCTCATTTTTCACATTCAGAAAATGCACTTATGGCTTTGTTAGAAGATTATAGTCCTGTTATAAATATGTAA
- a CDS encoding App1 family protein, with protein sequence MSIFTKDPLQIIVFQSYGTHNHFYARGRALEDENISLDRKNVFGLLVNSYKRFESDEIKNTTLTITLPNHQEIKTKTDKDGYFLVDEKIENLNKLTTSEGWLKYSISFTDSAIKQKINNNNNFEGEVLIPSKKAEFGVISDIDDTILHTGVVSKLKWKLLINTLFKSPYNRKALEGSSNLYTLLHAGKSGDNANPFFYVSHSPWNMYRYLEYFLNKNNFPKGAILLRTMRNMFSKKKNDKPQKQKEIINILKTYTDMPFILIGDAGEHDADIYMETVTQFPNRIKAIYVRSVGKDQNNQRIKDLVKNYTDTAFLLLDNSNEAIAHAKKHNFIA encoded by the coding sequence ATGTCAATTTTCACCAAAGATCCATTACAAATTATAGTGTTTCAAAGCTATGGAACTCATAATCATTTTTATGCTAGAGGAAGAGCTTTAGAAGATGAAAATATATCTCTAGACAGAAAAAATGTTTTTGGATTATTAGTCAATTCTTATAAACGCTTTGAGAGCGATGAAATAAAAAACACAACACTTACTATAACTTTACCAAATCATCAAGAAATTAAAACAAAAACTGACAAAGATGGGTATTTTCTGGTGGATGAAAAGATTGAAAACTTAAACAAGCTAACCACTTCAGAAGGATGGCTTAAGTACAGCATCTCTTTTACAGATTCTGCTATTAAACAAAAAATTAATAACAATAATAATTTTGAAGGAGAAGTTTTAATACCTTCTAAAAAAGCCGAATTTGGTGTAATTAGTGATATTGATGACACCATTTTACATACAGGAGTCGTATCTAAATTAAAATGGAAATTATTAATTAATACGTTATTTAAATCACCCTACAATAGAAAGGCATTAGAAGGTTCCTCTAACTTATACACTTTGCTGCATGCAGGAAAATCGGGTGATAATGCAAATCCGTTTTTTTATGTAAGCCATAGTCCATGGAACATGTATCGATATTTAGAATACTTCTTGAATAAAAACAACTTTCCTAAAGGCGCTATTTTACTAAGAACTATGAGAAATATGTTTTCCAAAAAGAAAAATGATAAACCTCAGAAACAAAAAGAAATCATAAATATCCTTAAAACTTATACAGACATGCCTTTTATTTTAATTGGTGATGCAGGTGAACATGATGCTGATATTTATATGGAAACTGTAACTCAATTTCCTAACAGAATTAAAGCGATTTATGTAAGAAGTGTTGGTAAAGATCAAAATAATCAAAGAATAAAAGACTTAGTTAAAAACTACACAGATACTGCTTTTTTACTATTAGACAACAGTAATGAAGCAATTGCACATGCTAAGAAGCATAACTTTATTGCATAA
- a CDS encoding DUF1328 family protein, with translation MLRWAIIFIIIALIAGVLGFGGIAGAAAGIAKIVFVVFIILFLISLITGRKKV, from the coding sequence ATGTTACGTTGGGCAATCATTTTTATAATAATCGCATTAATTGCTGGAGTTTTAGGCTTTGGTGGAATAGCAGGTGCTGCAGCTGGAATAGCTAAAATAGTATTTGTTGTGTTTATTATTTTATTCTTAATATCATTAATTACTGGAAGAAAGAAAGTATAA